Proteins from one Impatiens glandulifera chromosome 2, dImpGla2.1, whole genome shotgun sequence genomic window:
- the LOC124925851 gene encoding transcription factor HHO6-like: MGSNLKLNSTIPKTINQFLDHLSLIGDVSERLSKLDDFRNKLEEERTKIDPFKRDLPLSLLLINDAIKTLKDEEEMHYRRRRRRTTTTNHQPVLEEFMPLKKTSKEDDDDDETIQLIIKDNSKDKKNWLSSAQLWKTDDDDDDDDDDSKNLDLVRSRRRNPSSQLVIEGVVKEELNNVGSFKACSMVVSMGGKTGGKEEKVDESTIPALSLVIPGMKNFKEDESSFKINGGGNKAGSSSTSSLQLQPNSRKQRRCWSPELHRQFVNALQQLGGSHVATPKQIRELMQVDGLTNDEVKSHLQKYRLHTRKASLTDENRSMILFMDQDQYSESSKQSSSQSASPHGPFDLPVAVNGGGTSLEDEEVEDDEDDKSESCGWKNQAYKSGEVNL; encoded by the exons ATGGGTTCAAACCTCAAATTAAATTCCACGATTCCCAAAACGATCAACCAATTTCTGGACCACTTGTCGCTCATCGGCGACGTTTCGGAGAGATTATCCAAGTTAGATGACTTCCGTAACAAATTAGAGGAAGAAAGGACCAAAATTGATCCCTTTAAACGAGACCTTCCTCTCtcccttctccttatcaatgatG CGATTAAGACCTTGAAGGATGAAGAAGAAATGCACTacaggagaagaagaagaagaacaacaacaacaaatcaTCAGCCGGTGCTGGAAGAATTTATGCCTTTAAAGAAAACTTcaaaagaagatgatgatgatgatgaaaccATTCAACTTATTATTAAAGACAATAGTAAAGATAAGAAGAATTGGTTAAGCTCTGCTCAGCTGTGGAAgactgatgatgatgatgatgatgatgatgatgatagcAAAAACTTGGATCTTGTTCGTAGCCGGAGGCGAAATCCATCTTCACAATTAGTTATAGAG GGTGTTGTTAAGGAAGAGTTGAATAATGTTGGGTCCTTTAAAGCTTGTTCTATGGTTGTTTCAATGGGGGGTAAGACAGgaggaaaagaagagaaagtggATGAATCTACAATTCCTGCACTTTCTCTTGTTATCCCTGGAATGAAGAACTTCAAAGAGGATGAATCTAGCTTTAAGATCAATGGTGGTGGTAATAAGGCAGGTTCATCTTCTACCTCTAGCTTACAGTTACAGCCAAATTCAAGAAAACAAAGACGGTGTTGGTCGCCTGAACTGCATCGTCAATTTGTCAATGCCCTCCAACAACTTGGTGGCTCTCATg TGGCAACTCCTAAGCAGATTAGAGAACTAATGCAAGTAGATGGTTTAACAAATGATGAAGTGAAGAGCCATTTGCAG AAATACCGGCTTCACACTAGAAAGGCTTCTTTGACGGATGAGAATAGGTCTATGATTTTATTCATGGATCAAGATCAATATAGTGAATCATCAAAACAGAGCAGTTCTCAATCGGCTTCCCCACATGGTCCTTTTGATTTACCTGTTGCTGTAAACGGTGGAGGAACCAGCTTGGAGGATGAGGAAGTGgaggatgatgaagatgataaaTCAGAGAGTTGTGGCTGGAAGAATCAGGCATACAAATCAGGTGAAGTCAATTTATAG